The DNA window CACTTCGTATGAAGTTTATTACTTGCTTGGGATTTACAatccaaatatcaaaaggctcCAATGTTTTTTTATCGAGGACTCTTAGTCTGCGTTGTATCAATGCAAAGCATTCGCAGAATAGATGCTCTGATGTTTCACTTCCAGATCCGCAGACGCGGCATGTATCGTTTGTAagcttaccaattttttttaagatgaTATTTACTCGGACAGTGTCTGGTAAGTAGTCCTGTCATGATACATCGATCTTTTTTGTTTAGTCTAAGCAACTCTAGACTTTTTTTCTCGATTGGATGAGataaatttctttgattgtcgTAGCCCAGGTGTGGTACTCCAATTGTTCTTTATAGCTGTGATTTCCCACTTTTCAATTCCATTTTGAGGGCACTCGATGAGAACCCACAGAATGGTTCTGGGCCGATAAAATTAGTGGAAGACCCTCTTATTGCTAGCTCATCGGCTTTTTCGTTCCCTGCAACGTCACTATGTCCTGGAACCCCGTATAAATTAATATGGGTTTTCTCCGCCAATTGTCGGAGAGCAAGAATGGGAGTGTACTAGTTTTGAACGACATGTAGGACCTGACTATCTAAGAAAATGCAGACATTTGGGTACCGTTATTTTCTTTTCAGACATACGTAAATGCATTCTAGAATGGCATATATTTCTGTGTGAAACACTGTCGGCGGATTTGGACCATTCTTACGCTGTCTCCGTGAAGACGCCATATTTCTCATTGAATCAATTTTGTTTCGGTGAGCTAGGCATAAAGTACTGAATAAATGcaatatataaatatctgtTCGTCTTTACTTCTCGCACATCCCAAGAAATATGCAGGCAACAAACTCAAACGGTATCACAAATGAAACACCAAGAACTATAGAGCTGAACTGCCAAACGCCTTCGATCGTAATGAAGTGAGGTGCAAAAATTGCTgtctattacaaaaaaaatattgtaaggTTATGTTAAAATGTGGTCATAAAACTATTTTGACTTTTAATTTATATCCAGAGCATCGAAGtctaaaaaaagaaatttatttttaatagattttccgAAGTTTTTGTCGTGTCTGTAGTAATAccaaaaaagttgattttgaagattttcttcaattaGGTAAATTGTTCAGAACTCTGTTTAGCTTGAACTTTTTTTTGTCTGAAAGAAGAGGGTTACAGCTACCAATCAAGTAATCTTTGATAGAAATCCATTGAGAACTTTTGAAATGgcagcattttgaattttgtaaaatgtcaaatttttttgtttacacatggttttttcgaatttggcaGTATTCAATGTGCCTTTCCAGATATCCAAATATTTGTCAGATGTTTGTAGCACCTTTTAATAACAGATTTGATACAGTttgtaaattcgaaaaaatcagaaaaaaattttaacAGTGGCtagtaaaaaataacaaaataatggAGAAATCTCAAAAACAGGAGCACGGCGGTAAAAACTATGGTCATTTTTTAACTCAGCGCACCCGATTTACCCTAAAAACTACTATCGCAACCCTGCACCAAAATGGCTGTCGACCAGTGTCATCgagagaaagcgaaaaaagagggctctcatttgcagattggacctaatgAAAAAAGTCTTCAAATCCCCAGTAAAATTCATCTGAAAAACTGGGTCATTTATTCATAGAACTGGTATATAACTATGACACCACAAATATCGCGTGCTGTCAGGTCGGATATACGACGTGCATCAGGCATTTCACGTGAATCTGTTAATCCAATTTGTTGAATACTACGAAGACGGGATttagtagctttccaacatatatttatttttttggaaacacgGTACCAACATTATTGAAGCTTTTCCTTTCTGCAATTTGATCCTGTACGCTTAAGCAACTAGCATATTTTAGTCCCGCCAGCCATTCAGCAGTCGACACAGAGATACACCTCGACTTGGGGACTCCTATATTCAGTCCCCTCTTACGACAACATCGGTTACTATTTTTGATTCTAAAACTGTCACTTGTacgcaggcacgtagccagagggggggctagggggctaaagccccccccgaaatttttcaaaaataaatttaaaaaaccggtgacttttaacaaaacttgttgcttatttggtttgaacaaattattgagaaaaagttaaagaaggctatttctaaccaccgaaggcaatggtcacgaaattcagtgtgctttatgcttttgctcgagccagtgcgaagcgaacaacaaaaaagtaacttttatattgtgtgccttgtctgaagaatacaagagactgttactttaattgtagctgtaataatctgtcgagattagtgattagcagaagcaagaattggtgctccagccaaatgcggtgattataaaattattgatcattcgcatcctgaaggtgtaaatagagattagactttcggaaaccggctctatccagttctaccatggcaggcatttagcgctcaacaaattagtgcagacgaaaccattcatttcgcacaacttaaagcacaaggttgtgtgtgacaatgctataattaagatccttctgtatatggactatgagaaaatgaatgttccgcttcaagatcggataccgcttactcgcagattaatgtcacatttgggagaaatggaatctatttggaagggcaattattgagggcgaaaagcaaggaagatattcgcgaacataaaggcagcaactacgatgatgacacggaaatgtacaatagcgagatagaaatgaactactcccccccaagacatagttggtgaggaaaaaaatatttccacgcctcgtaaacaggtttccacgtgcaatggctaagcgcttgcgcaagatctgtaggacaaccacataaacccgttatattatttttattgtttacataaggaaatatataaaagacccacgacccagtttgttacttttaaatgataagtttttgaattgcacacaattttgaatttctgtattaggtcagtgcacactgtacactctgttctctgtacactactctgcgctacacaaaaagtatttcaatttatctgagagCGATTGAGCcaagaatagaattttcatttcgcgtcattttaacgcaataccatttttattaacgcttcatttcattgttacgagtaattcgttccgtactaatacactgttaatccgtaaatccgtgatatcttcgacaaacgtgcaaaaaaaattcttttaaaagtggaccgggcaaaaagtggtaaaataataggcaatcacgaagagggactaaaatgttgggactgattgaatctataagtcaataagttgggataacagtttcgatttcatgtcttaagtatgtgacagtctttcgttccgtttttgctcgtcgtggaataaaatgagagagataatcttaaataagaaagcaaagagaggaaaaaatcaaccaatctaaatcgactcaagatcactcttctatctttactatacactcaacacgagttctttccgaattgcgctctgatcttctcatttcgtcttcgttgcgttaggtgcaacaactttaattgaaactttttcccaaatagtgataaaacaaacatgtaatcagacaaacattacaactttcttcaagaaatcatacatctcttccaatcttgatgatgattgaaaaaaatcaagagctaattatttttattcacaaacaaacctattactaaacagattagtgttcatatttgtttaatgaattggcaaagagttttgcaaaagttttacaggaaacgtataatttgctgtaatttaaaacagacaactcaaaaagaaagcctcggcaaattaggtgcaagtgcgatgtgttctcttccatgtgtcggaagcaagtgatgctgaatttattatctatgtttatagtctctagttattttggtggtgtcatcaatgttatatttaccaaattttatgtaaattagaagcattgagtaatcagtgctaagtaattttctttcgatttgtgaatagattctgagcagtttcgctcagtagattaaattctgggtagtttccattagtagattaaatcattgaaatatatatttgacattgtccaaaaccccacgaattccgaaataaaaccttcaaataaataaataaaaccaaaatgttcaaatataatatttacttaatctaggtaatcttctcaagttacaacggttttgcaagattgtcaaaagtcaatagagctaaggcattcttgctttgtagtgaaatcagtagtttttgcactcactttacattttgacttttactatagttttagggatctaggaaaatcagtctacgatattttaaattcataagtacaatgatataaaaagtacctaaaaagaatcaacttaaatagataaaaagatagttattctgagttgcctgataatgttgtcgaagatagtctttaacccattacctatgagagtcaaatgaaaaaaaacatgtgtttttttcaggattgttttgattacgacatgatcagtatcatttaaattgaaaattttataaagtcgagttaacgcaaacttcggatgaagtcaaagagctagtaatagtagaaagaaacctgatcatgaaaataggagttgaacctattttctgcatccACAAATCGcgtgccttatcagaagatttgaagcaaatttcgacattcactttgttcggacattctttgcaacggtaaactttgatttcacactgatatattcctattcatggggacaaccttgacgttggtttcgttcttctgattagcaaatgcgtgtaaagtttcatgagacgggtttttggatatttttctactcattccaatttagcgtcttctacaaattgtaaaggtgtatcgaatgtgtagcattttcaagcagcccttaatactttgagctcttgactattcatttttgtaactagagaaatttctaacttgtaaatcaaaaataatcaaatttaattcgtcgatgcactatagcctttcttgtaacaggcaacatattattagagtttttagtgtctattgtcttatttttggaattgttttcactaagaacttttcataattacgttcagtttccagtgattgtttcaagtcatcagaattaatacatttatgcaataatttttaagcccctcccgaaacaaaatcctggctacgggcctgcttGTACGGTATCAAAATAAGGGTAAATTTGTCAAATAATATAGAGGTGCCCGGGACTAGTTGGCGGTCAGGGTAAGTTTCTCCGTTTTTATTAGACATAGCGCTGTCTCTCATTGTGTACATGTAATGTGAAATAGAAATTTAGGGTAATATCCGTGCTTTCGAGCGTAATAAGTAtactttcttaattttaaatatttcgtgTTATTTATACTTAGTTTCTATTCCAcgatgattatatttttcgatagtgtgtgaaaagagctttcagtatccgagTAAATTACAACTGGCCAGTTTTAGTTAATAGACATCCATCACGTTCTATAAAGACTTGTGAAGTAATTTTATTTCCATTTGGTTTGTTTCCGTTCCTGCACTGTGCCCCCTTCTTCGTTTGCTACCACTATTTACAAGTACTCTTTTAAATCCGTTTTAGAATCACATACTTGTATTAAACCAATAAATATTAACTTTGCTTTTGTCAAAATTAGCGTAAAATTTGAGCTACGATGACGGTACGCTTAAAGCGAAGCGAAGCGTTCCTATAAAGCAGTACACAAATATGAatatacagtaacaaaaccatgattttcacagTAACAGTACAGTAGTttcacaataatttacagtatgTTCTAATGTTatgttacaatacaaaaacaataaactttaacgtatttacggtaaatttcaatgtaaaaacgACTTTTACaagaaaaggggggggggggatagtTATGTAACAttaataaatcgatttttctccaAACATTTtattctcgaaaacagtaaaatttaatgtgaatttactgtgtcagttttttgctgaacagtaaaattgattgttgtataaaattttattgtaaatctactgcgagaacTCTGCGACGAACAATATTggaacagtaataactataatatttattgttttatggatgtttgtagggtaaattttacaataaattctaTGCGGGTAGGTAGTCCTATATTTATACCTTTGAAGCTAACTATTATCAATTTGCCGCTTATTTGTTTTTGCAAGCTATCTCCTCCTCTGGGCTGTATAATCACATTTTTCCACTCAATTAAATATGCGTCTTTCTATCAAAGCGCTCAAAATTGTCAATTGTTATCTCTAATGATGAAACATTTAACCGTCTACGACTGAATGCAAAGCAAATTATTAGAAATTGTACATTTGAAGCTTattcaaaataatttcaatattCATATTTCAGGAACGTAGCTGAAGATGGCTTCCGGGTCCAACCAAAAGGCTTCGCCACAAAAGCGATTCATGTTGGTCAAGATCCGGATCAATGGAAAAGCATGGCGGTCGTTCCCCCAATTAGTATGAGTACTACATTCAAGCAGTTCGGACCCGCTCAGCATAGCGTaagacatttttcaaaaaaaaaaatgaaagagaATGTTTCATGATGTACTTTTAGGGTTTCGAATATGGTCGCAGCGGCAATCCAACCCGGAATGTATTGGAAACATGTCTCGCGTCTTTAGACAATGGCAAATATGCGCTGACATTCTCCTCGGGACTTGGCACTACTACCGCCATTATTACAATGCTTAAAGCCGGTGATCATATTGTAGCCGGCGATGATCTATATGGTGGCACCAACCGTCTGTTACGGAATGTCGCCTTAAATATGAACATTTCGATTGATTTTGTTGATGCCACTGATCTAGCTAAGGTGGAAACAGCACTGAAACCAAATACAAAGCTGGTTTGGATTGAAACCCCAACGAATCCGCTATTGAAGGTTGTCGATATTGAGGCGGTATGTGCAGTAGTGCATAAAGTTCCAGAGGTATGAAAAACAAGTTattttcgaatttaaaatttaatgcgGTGCGTCATTTAGATTGTAGTGGTagtagacaacacgttcctgtCCTCTTATCTTCAGCGCCCATTGGATCTGGGTGCAGACATCGTCATGTACTCTTTAACCAAATACATGAATGGACATTCCGACGTTATTATGGGTGCTGCTGTGATGAACGACGAAGCCTTATATGAAAGGCTCAAGTTTCTTCAAAACGGTAAGATCGTTTAAACAACGATAAAACAGCGCGCTTTTTGTATTGTCTTACACAATCGCTTTAAGTTGTCTTATATATTATCCCATTTTACACTTTAGCAACTGGTATCGTGCCATCCCCCTTTGATTGTTACCTGGTGAATCGTAGTTTAAAGACACTCTCTCTGCGCATGGAGCGACACAAATCTAATTCGTTAGCAGTAGCCAAGTTCCTAGAAAAGCACCCGAAAGTGGAACGCGTGCTGCATCCCGGCTTACCCTCTCATCCTCAGCATGAGCTAGCCAAACGCCAAACGTTCGGACACAGTGGCATTATGTCGTTCTACATCAAGGGTGGTCTGGAAGAATCTACACTGGTCCTAAAGTCACTGGAAATTTTCACGCTGGCCGAGAGTTTGGGAGGCTATGAGAGTCTTGCAGAACTTCCATCTATTATGACACATGCATCTGTTCCGGCGGAACAACGTGCCGCTCTGGGGATTACAGATGGACTCATTAGAGTATCGGTTGGGCTTGAGGATGTGGATGATTTAATTGGGGATTTGAAACAGTCCTTAGATAAACTGTAGGCTATGTACTTTCGGTTAAACAGTACAATTTCAGTTTGCAATTGAATGCTTGTTTTATTATTAAATTGTATGTAAGGGACCATCTTAAAATTATGTCACATTTAGGGGATTGAGGGGTATAAAAACTTGTAAAATCGGGTAACATGGAAAAGGAATAGTAAACTATGTCGTGAAACATATATCTGACGAATGAACAATTATTCCGAGATTTCTTAGCGGAGCAAGAAAAAAAGTGACAATTAGCGACTCCGGTTAGAGAACACTGGAAGCATCAAATCAAATGCTTCCCTAAAATCTTCAGCTCAAAGTGATAAGTGAATAGACAacacacaattcaacaaacaatatttacaaCATATTTACAACGCACGAAACTGTAATTAAACTTcacaaacatatttttttatcc is part of the Topomyia yanbarensis strain Yona2022 chromosome 1, ASM3024719v1, whole genome shotgun sequence genome and encodes:
- the LOC131675814 gene encoding cystathionine gamma-lyase; translated protein: MSTEKSFNGIEKNVAEDGFRVQPKGFATKAIHVGQDPDQWKSMAVVPPISMSTTFKQFGPAQHSGFEYGRSGNPTRNVLETCLASLDNGKYALTFSSGLGTTTAIITMLKAGDHIVAGDDLYGGTNRLLRNVALNMNISIDFVDATDLAKVETALKPNTKLVWIETPTNPLLKVVDIEAVCAVVHKVPEIVVVVDNTFLSSYLQRPLDLGADIVMYSLTKYMNGHSDVIMGAAVMNDEALYERLKFLQNATGIVPSPFDCYLVNRSLKTLSLRMERHKSNSLAVAKFLEKHPKVERVLHPGLPSHPQHELAKRQTFGHSGIMSFYIKGGLEESTLVLKSLEIFTLAESLGGYESLAELPSIMTHASVPAEQRAALGITDGLIRVSVGLEDVDDLIGDLKQSLDKL